In one window of Episyrphus balteatus chromosome 3, idEpiBalt1.1, whole genome shotgun sequence DNA:
- the LOC129915672 gene encoding uncharacterized protein LOC129915672 — MTLNYGRKTPSSAYRSNPSVYSHATGRSSTNLHSIKSRSTRSVRIPWYQKPILKNNQYIDVQKSALLIGFFSIFVALFTIATAIFDLYCLAMAAPGSTHYGYYIISYEFVYVGNVHVRNGLIVAALFSLIGACVVFFTSILLVIALRKEYERKVMPWLWSFAAFTCLRLLAFIFFAIVNDLIFFYNIVMVLLWIVIICISIYGWLIVYSLFLELADLTKLEDLAHLRMGTMASLHSTTHSLAGSRPTTPHSTVSTMPIGETFK, encoded by the exons atgACGTTAAACTATGGAAGGAAAACTCCATCGAGTGCCTATCGATCAAATCCTTCTGTTTACTCTCATGCAACTGGAAG gTCATCAACGAATCTTCATTCGATAAAATCACGTTCAACTCGATCCGTTCGAATACCTTGGTACCAGaaaccaattttgaaaaacaatcaaTACATCGATGTGCAAAAGAGTGCTCTGCTGATTGGATTCTTTTCTATT TTCGTAGCATTGTTTACTATTGCAACTGCGATTTTCGATTTATATTGCTTAGCAATGGCTGCTCCAGGATCAACTCATTACGGATATTATATCATTTCGTATGAATTTGTTTACGTTGGAAATGTTCATG taCGCAATGGACTCATTGTAGCAGCCTTATTTTCCTTAATTGGAGCTTGTGTCGTATTTTTCACCAGCATTCTTCTTGTTATAGCTTTACGCAAG GAATACGAAAGAAAAGTAATGCCATGGTTATGGTCGTTTGCTGCATTCACGTGCCTCAGATTGttggcttttatatttttcgcCATTGTCAACGATTTGATTTTCTTCTACAACATTGTAATGGTGCTTTTGTGGATTGTCATTATTTGCATTTCAATTTATGGCTGGCTAATTGTCTACTCGTTATTCTTGGAGTTGGCTGATTTGACAAAACTCGAAGATTTGGCACATTTAAGG atggGAACAATGGCTTCTTTACATTCCACAACGCACTCCCTTGCTGGTTCGCGTCCAACAACACCTCACAGCACTGTGTCTACAATGCCCATTGGCGagacatttaaataa
- the LOC129915670 gene encoding putative nuclease HARBI1 has translation MNFEILDLLEDDVEVLEILEVGVPRQIYERKEYFYSFDELSFYKRFRLTKDITVNILEQIESSLECPLNRNNSIAPINQLLVALRFFATGNHLLSIADFGGMHVSTVSRIVLRVSTALARLGVNYIKFPETTSDILKTKREFFDIASFPNVISAVDGTHVRIQSPGGLDAEVFRNRKSYFSVNVQAACNAKMIFTNVVARWPGSTHDATIFNNSSLRAVFEGDSFMNVDGFILGDSAYPQKTYLMTPLLNPRTSAEQLYNESQIRSRGVIEKAFGILKRRFPVLAYGVRLKLSTVLSIIVATCVLHNILRQNGIMDESPESLDFSEEDLQNAITSGQVDNIPYNNSNSTSNNSGMQKRLHLINNYFARL, from the exons ATGAATTTTGAAATCCTGGATTTACTTGAAGATGATGTTGAAGTTCTCGAAATTTTAGAAGTAGGAGTGCCACGCCAAATATATGAGAGAAAAGAATATTTCTATTCTTTTGATGaactttctttttataaaagattTCGTTTAACGAAGGATATAACAGTTAATATTTTGGAGCAAATCGAAAGCTCGCTTGAATGTCCATTAAACCG TAATAATTCAATTGCTCCTATTAACCAACTTTTGGTTGCTTTACGTTTTTTTGCTACTGGGAATCACCTTCTGAGTATAGCTGATTTTGGAGGGATGCATGTATCGACAGTATCAAGAATTGTTTTGCGAGTTTCAACTGCATTAGCTAGACTTGGagtaaattacataaaatttccaGAGACCACATCTGACATTTTGAAAACTAAGCGAGAGTTCTTCGATATCGCATCCTTTCCAAATGTAATCAGTGCCGTTGATGGCACACATGTGAGAATTCAGTCTCCTG GTGGGCTTGATGCAGAGGTTTTCCGCAAtagaaaaagttatttttctgTAAATGTACAAGCAGCTTGCAacgcaaaaatgatttttacaaATGTGGTAGCTAGGTGGCCTGGATCTACCCATGACGCCACTATTTTTAATAACTCAAGTcttagagctgtttttgaagGAGATTCGTTTATGAATGTTGATGGTTTCATTTTAG gtGATTCGGCCTATCCACAAAAAACATATCTGATGACACCACTCCTAAATCCACGCACCTCAGCTGAGCAACTTTATAATGAATCTCAAATTCGGTCAAGAGGTGTTATTGAGAAAGCGTTTGGAATTCTCAAAAGAAGATTTCCCGTTTTAGCTTATGGTGTTCGACTAAAACTAAGTACTGTTTTAAGCATAATTGTTGCAACTTGTGTTTTACACAACATATTGCGGCAAAATGGAATAATGGATGAATCACCTGAGAGTTTGGACTTCAGTGAAGAGGATCTACAAAATGCAATTACTAGCGGACAAGTTGATAACATTCCATATAACAATTCTAACTCAACGTCTAACAATTCAGGAATGCAGAAACGCTTacatttaattaataattatttcgcacgtctgtaa
- the LOC129915671 gene encoding uncharacterized protein LOC129915671, with protein MAEKRKRNPNFSNHEKSILLQCVSEEKNIVENKKTDGTTWKEKEQAWVRITNSFNALSGGACYRTTEALKKLYIVYKKDVRKEAAAEKFSALQTGGGNPYTVKDPNFDLAVTIMNPKTVHGLPNSFDSDSVQNLFINLVSDKENESPELENSVEDWSTYKPDQLRAPVSKKLKPNSLEVANDVHFGLKEEENATLPVKNSEKQGAKRCVENNWSTRRRPIAASLPSSKISEQYSLLSKIKTELVQLQLQAAKVESELKKKSLELDIQIKEELLKKIKNSTISNDDVDLLQLTKNII; from the exons ATGGCAGAAAAAAGGAAAAGGAATCCAAACTTCTCAAACCATGAAAAGTCAATATTATTGCAATGTGTGTCAgaggaaaaaaatatagtagaaaacaaaaaaacagacggGACAACATGGAAAGAAAAGGAGCAAGCCTGGGTTAGAATAACCAATAGTTTCAATGCACTATCGGGAGGGGCTTGCTATAGAACCACGGAAGCCCTGAAGAAACTTTACATAGTTTACAAAAAAGATGTAAGGAAAGAAGCTGCAGCAGAAAAATTTTCAGCACTTCAAACAGGAGGTGGTAATCCATATACAGTTAAGGATCCTAATTTTGACCTCGCGGTTACAATTATGAACCCAAAAACTGTGCATGGATTACCTAATTCGTTCGACAGTGATTCAGTccaaaatttattcataaatttgGTGTCAGATAAAGAAAAT gaATCCCCAGAGTTGGAAAATTCAGTTGAAGATTGGTCAACATACAAGCCAGACCAACTTAGGGCTCCTGTGTCAAAGAAACTTAAACCAAATTCCTTGGAAGTTGCCAATGATGtacattttggtttaaaagagGAGGAAAATGCAACACTTCCggttaaaaactcagaaaaacaAGGCGCAAAGAGATGCGTAGAAAACAATTGGTCTACTCGCCGTAGACCTATAGCGGCTAGTTTACCGAGTTCAAAAATTAGCGAACAATACTCATTGTtatctaaaataaaaacggaGTTGGTACAGTTGCAACTTCAAGCTGCGAAGGTTGAAAGTGAATTGAAGAAAAAGTCTTTAGAACTCGACATTCAAATAAAGGAAgaactactaaaaaaaattaaaaactctacTATATCAAATGATGATGTAGATCTTTTACAGTTAaccaaaaacattatttaa